GCCTGTCGCTTAATTGCATCAATCAACTCGGTTCGTCCGATTACGGCGCCCCCCATGGCATCACCATGCCCATTGATATACTTAGTCAAGCTATGAATGACCAAGTCCGCCCCTAACGCCAGCGGCTGTTGCAGATACGGTGAAGCAAAGGTGCTGTCTACGCTCAGCAAAGCACCCGCCTCCTTAGCAATCGCCGCCAAGGCTGCAATATCGCTGACACGTGTTGTTGGATTGCCTGGCGTTTCGATATGAATCAACCGCGTATGGGGACGCACAGCCTGGCGCACCGCGTGAAGATCGGTAGTATCCACCAGAGATACTTCAATGCCATACTTATCCGGGAAATATTCTTTTAGTAATCTGTACACCGCGACGTACGATACGTCGGTGCAGATTACATGAGCATCCTTGTCTAAAAAGGTGAAAAAAACTCCAGCCAAGGCGGCAACCCCGCTGCCCAAAACCACACAGTCCTCGCCGCCTTCCAAGACTGCTAATTTTTCTTGAAGATAGATTTGATTGGCTGAAGTGGTGCGCGTATACAGCAATTGGTTCGGATCACTCCAGTTCAGTTTCGAAGCGTCTTCCGGCAATAAATAGCTATTGGCCATCGTCAAAGGTCGCCGAATAGCGCCAGTCTCCTTGTCAATGCCGTTACCTGCATGAATGCATTGGGTGGAAAATTGTCTGGTTTCTTTCTCTGTCATCGTTCTTCATCCTTTCCTCTGAGAAATGCTTTATTTAACAATAAAGGCGAAGCAAAGGGTTTTCTTCCCTTGCTTCGCCTTCCGTTTGCGGATCAGCTTCCTATTTTTATTTGTGTTTGTTTATCCAACCAATCTCCAAAAAGCGCCTGCAACTGTTCCTGATGCCCTTGGGCACCATGAGCAAAGCGAGTCACCGCCAATTCTTTGGGAGCGCCATAGGCCTCATATAATTCCTGCGAACCCGCAAGCGGCACCACCACATCTTCTGTGCCATGCACAATAAAAAGCGGCGTATCCAAAGCGGCTGCTGTTTGAATCGGTTGATACTGATTTTTTACTAAGTCCTGAACAAATTGCGGCCCCAAGGAAAAAGCCTTTTCAAAGAAATTAGCAACGGTTTCACCTTGCAGCGCTTTGCTCCACAATTCCGGCCCTAGAATCACATCCCGGAAATTTTCGATCGCCTTGGTTACTGGCGCAAAAAGCATGCGCCCGGCAATTCGTACGTCTGCCGGATGCAAGAGCGTCACCAAGCCGCCAAGACTGTGCCCATAAAGAATTACCGGTGAATCCTTCCAGTGTTCCTGGTCTTTGACCCAAGCCACTACATTGGCTAAGTCTTCTCGCCAACCGCTGACCAACGTATCGGCCTCAAAGGTGCCATCGCTGTCTCCAGAGCCCAGAAAATCAAAACGAACTACAGCATAGCCCAGTTTTTCCAAATACGAAGCCAAATGCACTGTCAGATGATTATAGCCTACTTTATTGCCTGTAAAACCGTGACTGCACACAACCACAGGCGTCCCTGGCCGAAACGAGTCCGGCTGATGCACCATGGTTGAAAGGCGTCCGCCACGGCTGGTAATCCACACATGATCTTTCATTGCAATTCCCCCTTAGGAACTTTTTCTGCAAATAAAGAAAAGGCTAAGAAACCTTAGCCTTTCGTCCTCGAATCAACTAATGCGCCTTCACTTTATTTTTTACTATGGTATCACGATGTCAAACATGAGTCAATCAAATTCCGCCCAAGCGCAATAACCCCATAACGCCAAGGCCTGCAGCCATCGTCCATACAGCCTGGCTGGTCCTCCACGCTACCCAGGCAGCCGCTGCGCCTGCTACAAGATAGCTGTTATGCCAAGACACATCGATCTGTCCTTGCGGTAGAAGCAAAGCCGGCACCACCAGCGCCGCCAAAATACCTGTAGGCACCTGCGCCGTCCAACGCTCCAAGCCTTTCGGCAAACCTGTCAGACGCAACAGCAGAAAGCTCCCCACCCGCGTAGCATACGTAGCAACAGCCATCACCAGAATGATCAGCCAGTATTCTTCACGCATTTTGCTTCTCTCCTTCCAGACATCCGCCGACAAAAGCGGCCGCTACCGTAGCCAGGAGCAAATACCATTTCCCCGGCAAATATAACGAACCAACTACAGAAATAACGGCTCCTGTCAGCGCCGCCGCCAAGCCCGGCTTGTGACGCAAACGTGGCATCAGCATAGCTAAGAAGGTAGCCG
This genomic window from uncultured Anaeromusa sp. contains:
- a CDS encoding AzlD domain-containing protein — its product is MREEYWLIILVMAVATYATRVGSFLLLRLTGLPKGLERWTAQVPTGILAALVVPALLLPQGQIDVSWHNSYLVAGAAAAWVAWRTSQAVWTMAAGLGVMGLLRLGGI
- a CDS encoding alpha/beta fold hydrolase; amino-acid sequence: MKDHVWITSRGGRLSTMVHQPDSFRPGTPVVVCSHGFTGNKVGYNHLTVHLASYLEKLGYAVVRFDFLGSGDSDGTFEADTLVSGWREDLANVVAWVKDQEHWKDSPVILYGHSLGGLVTLLHPADVRIAGRMLFAPVTKAIENFRDVILGPELWSKALQGETVANFFEKAFSLGPQFVQDLVKNQYQPIQTAAALDTPLFIVHGTEDVVVPLAGSQELYEAYGAPKELAVTRFAHGAQGHQEQLQALFGDWLDKQTQIKIGS
- a CDS encoding aminotransferase class I/II-fold pyridoxal phosphate-dependent enzyme; its protein translation is MTEKETRQFSTQCIHAGNGIDKETGAIRRPLTMANSYLLPEDASKLNWSDPNQLLYTRTTSANQIYLQEKLAVLEGGEDCVVLGSGVAALAGVFFTFLDKDAHVICTDVSYVAVYRLLKEYFPDKYGIEVSLVDTTDLHAVRQAVRPHTRLIHIETPGNPTTRVSDIAALAAIAKEAGALLSVDSTFASPYLQQPLALGADLVIHSLTKYINGHGDAMGGAVIGRTELIDAIKRQAMVNLGGVISPFNAWLIMRGASTLPLRMRQHSENALQVAWFLEGHPAVSFVAYPGLTSHPQHEIAKKQMKLFSGVLAFGLKGDVDVHNRFVNALQLIVPAVSIGHDESLIVFTGPEDERNSFYPAEFQNGHLRFSVGLEDAEDIIADLQQAFMKCGWNE